A genome region from Chryseobacterium sp. G0186 includes the following:
- a CDS encoding beta-ketoacyl-ACP synthase III, translated as MYDVFITKASKYLPNEPVSNDEMETYLGLINDAPSKAKSLILRNNKITTRYYALDKEGNPTHSNAQLTAKAIEGLFDENFKKEDMKLLSVGTTSPDQIQPSHASMVHGELNIGKSIEINTATGLCNSGMNALNYGFLSVKAGVQESAVCAGSERMSAWMTADKFNHEAENLILLEERPIIAFKREFLRWMLSDGAGSFLLQNKPRENGISLRIEFIDFYSYAHEIEACMYAGCDKQEDGSLKSWADYPSDDWLKQSIFAIKQDTKILDKYILVKGAESLRASFDKHNLDPEKIDHVLAHISSGYFKDGLKDEFAKKGMDFPAEKWFYNLSDIGNIGAGSIFVALEELMNSGKLQKGEKVLLCVPESGRFAYSCALLTVC; from the coding sequence ATGTACGACGTATTTATAACAAAGGCATCAAAATATTTACCCAATGAGCCGGTATCAAATGATGAAATGGAGACGTATCTTGGGCTTATCAATGACGCGCCTTCTAAAGCAAAATCACTTATTTTAAGAAATAATAAAATTACAACACGCTATTATGCTTTAGATAAGGAAGGAAACCCTACGCATTCCAATGCACAACTTACTGCAAAAGCAATTGAAGGACTTTTTGATGAAAATTTCAAAAAGGAAGATATGAAGTTACTGTCTGTAGGAACTACTTCTCCGGACCAGATTCAGCCTTCACACGCTTCTATGGTGCATGGTGAGCTGAACATCGGAAAATCTATAGAGATCAATACCGCAACGGGTCTTTGCAACTCAGGCATGAATGCGCTTAACTACGGATTCCTTTCTGTAAAAGCCGGTGTACAGGAAAGTGCAGTATGTGCAGGTTCTGAAAGAATGTCTGCATGGATGACTGCTGATAAATTCAATCATGAAGCCGAAAATTTAATATTATTAGAAGAAAGACCTATCATTGCTTTCAAAAGAGAATTCCTGAGATGGATGCTTTCTGACGGGGCGGGATCTTTCCTATTACAAAATAAACCAAGAGAAAACGGAATCTCCCTAAGAATAGAATTTATTGATTTCTATTCCTATGCTCACGAAATTGAGGCATGTATGTATGCAGGATGTGACAAACAGGAGGACGGAAGTCTTAAATCATGGGCAGATTACCCATCAGATGACTGGTTGAAGCAATCAATCTTTGCCATCAAGCAAGACACCAAAATCCTGGATAAATATATTCTGGTAAAAGGAGCAGAAAGCCTAAGAGCTTCTTTTGATAAGCACAATTTAGATCCGGAAAAAATTGACCACGTATTAGCCCATATCTCTTCCGGTTACTTCAAGGATGGACTGAAAGATGAGTTCGCTAAAAAAGGAATGGATTTCCCTGCAGAAAAATGGTTCTATAACCTTTCCGACATTGGAAACATTGGTGCGGGATCCATCTTTGTGGCATTAGAGGAATTGATGAATTCAGGAAAATTACAAAAAGGAGAGAAAGTACTTCTTTGCGTTCCTGAAAGTGGAAGATTTGCCTATTCTTGTGCACTATTAACGGTTTGCTAA